A region from the uncultured Draconibacterium sp. genome encodes:
- the recR gene encoding recombination mediator RecR — translation MDRYPSRLLENAVNEFSKLPGIGRKSALRLVLHLLRQDKEEVNAFGNSLIELKNEIKHCKICHNISDTETCQICSNPSRNDSVICVVENIRDVMSVENTHQFNGLYHVLGGIISPMDGIGPAELEIDSLVERINSGKVLEVILALSTTMEGDTTNFYIYRKLKDKEIKISTLARGVSIGDELEYTDEITLGRSLMNRVPFESSLGK, via the coding sequence ATGGATCGATATCCGTCGCGACTATTGGAGAATGCTGTTAACGAATTCTCAAAACTTCCGGGAATAGGACGTAAAAGTGCCTTGCGTTTGGTTTTGCATTTGTTACGGCAAGATAAAGAAGAAGTGAACGCCTTTGGGAACAGTTTAATAGAACTTAAAAACGAAATCAAGCATTGTAAAATCTGCCATAATATTTCCGATACCGAAACTTGCCAGATTTGTTCCAATCCTTCCAGAAACGATAGTGTAATTTGTGTTGTGGAGAATATTCGCGATGTTATGTCGGTGGAAAATACGCACCAGTTTAATGGCTTATACCATGTTTTAGGAGGCATTATTTCGCCGATGGATGGTATTGGGCCTGCCGAACTGGAAATTGATTCGCTCGTTGAACGGATTAATTCGGGGAAAGTGCTTGAGGTGATACTCGCCCTGTCGACCACCATGGAAGGCGACACAACAAATTTTTACATTTACCGGAAACTAAAAGACAAGGAGATAAAGATATCGACACTTGCCCGGGGGGTATCAATTGGCGACGAGCTTGAATATACCGATGAAATTACACTTGGCCGTTCATTAATGAACCGTGTACCTTTTGAAAGTTCCCTGGGAAAATAA
- a CDS encoding glycosyltransferase — translation MDISIVIVNYNVKHFLEQCLHSVEKALRNIRGEIFVVDNNSVDGSAHLIREKFPKVRFIQNTENVGFSKANNQAINQSKGEYILLLNPDTVVEEDTFEQLIAFMNEHKEAGGLGVKMIDGKGVFLPESKRGLPTPWVAFYKMFGLSKLFPQSRKFGKYHLSYLDKEKIHEVDVLAGAFMLLRKSVLDKTGLLDETFFMYGEDIDLSYRIQLAGYKNYYYPHTTIIHYKGESTKKGSLNYVKVFYNAMIIFARKHFPGSKAGIFSLFIHLAIYFRALLSASKRILKKVVLPLLDALIIFAGFWLITPFWEQFQFSSPGYYPPEFMQIVVPAYILIFLLSILFSGGYSKPLSLFKVGRGVLWGLITILLAYSLVDEQYRFSRALILLGTAWTGTVLIAVRLIGSWLKISDFRLSDQRIRKIAIVGHSNEAKRVQRLLEETRIKSQLAGFIALDNTDKGQNYMGELSQLEEIIRINRIDEIVFCAENISSAAIIRAMLDLSRLDIDYKIAPPESSSIIGSNSIHTAGDLYVVNLNAISKAGNRRKKRLLDVAAALLLLLLSPGIFWFYSKGLNFIANIFRVVLRKKTWIGYISAAGTENLPELRNGILTPADMFPELTIDKEKAIQLNRVYAKDYNVFSDMELLAKAWKKLDR, via the coding sequence ATGGATATTTCTATAGTAATTGTCAACTACAACGTTAAGCATTTCCTCGAGCAGTGTTTGCATTCGGTGGAAAAGGCTTTAAGAAATATCCGGGGCGAGATTTTTGTGGTGGATAACAACTCGGTTGATGGATCGGCGCACCTGATTCGTGAAAAATTCCCCAAGGTTCGATTTATCCAAAACACAGAGAACGTAGGATTTTCAAAAGCCAATAACCAGGCTATTAATCAATCAAAAGGAGAATATATTTTATTACTGAATCCGGATACGGTTGTAGAAGAAGATACCTTTGAACAGCTTATTGCCTTTATGAACGAGCATAAGGAAGCCGGTGGCTTAGGGGTAAAAATGATTGATGGAAAAGGTGTTTTTCTGCCCGAATCGAAAAGGGGATTACCAACACCGTGGGTGGCTTTTTATAAAATGTTTGGACTTTCAAAGCTATTTCCCCAATCGCGAAAATTCGGAAAATACCACCTCTCCTACCTCGACAAAGAAAAAATACACGAGGTTGATGTACTGGCCGGTGCTTTTATGCTGCTCCGAAAATCGGTGTTGGATAAAACAGGCCTTTTGGATGAAACATTTTTCATGTACGGCGAAGACATCGATCTTTCGTACCGAATACAACTGGCCGGGTATAAAAACTATTATTACCCGCATACAACCATTATTCATTACAAAGGCGAAAGCACCAAAAAAGGTTCGTTAAACTATGTAAAGGTGTTTTACAATGCCATGATTATTTTTGCGCGTAAACATTTTCCGGGTAGCAAAGCCGGAATATTTTCGCTGTTTATCCATCTTGCCATTTATTTCAGGGCCTTGCTGTCGGCATCAAAACGTATCCTAAAAAAAGTAGTTCTCCCATTGCTTGACGCCCTTATTATTTTTGCAGGATTTTGGCTAATCACGCCATTTTGGGAGCAATTTCAGTTTAGCAGCCCGGGTTACTACCCACCCGAGTTTATGCAAATTGTTGTTCCGGCTTATATCCTCATTTTCCTGTTAAGCATCTTGTTTTCAGGAGGATACTCTAAGCCGCTTAGTTTGTTTAAAGTTGGACGTGGTGTGCTATGGGGCCTCATTACTATCCTTTTGGCATACTCGCTGGTTGATGAGCAGTACCGGTTTTCGCGGGCTTTAATATTGTTAGGAACAGCCTGGACAGGAACTGTTCTTATTGCAGTACGGCTGATTGGCAGCTGGTTAAAAATCAGCGATTTCAGGTTAAGTGACCAACGAATTCGTAAGATTGCAATTGTTGGCCATTCAAACGAAGCAAAACGTGTGCAACGATTGCTGGAAGAAACCAGGATAAAATCGCAACTGGCCGGTTTTATTGCACTCGACAATACCGACAAAGGCCAAAACTACATGGGTGAACTTTCCCAGCTGGAAGAAATTATCCGAATTAATCGTATTGATGAAATTGTATTTTGTGCCGAAAACATTAGCTCTGCAGCAATTATACGAGCCATGCTCGATTTAAGTCGCCTTGACATTGATTACAAAATTGCCCCACCTGAAAGTTCGAGTATAATTGGCAGCAATTCCATTCATACCGCAGGCGATTTGTATGTGGTTAATTTAAACGCCATTTCAAAGGCAGGAAACCGGCGCAAAAAGCGCCTGCTCGATGTTGCAGCTGCTTTGCTTTTACTTCTGTTAAGTCCGGGTATTTTTTGGTTTTACAGCAAAGGTTTAAATTTCATCGCCAATATTTTCAGGGTTGTTTTGAGAAAAAAAACATGGATTGGCTATATCTCTGCAGCGGGAACAGAAAATTTACCCGAATTAAGAAATGGTATACTTACACCTGCCGATATGTTTCCGGAACTTACAATCGACAAGGAAAAGGCCATCCAGTTAAACCGGGTTTATGCCAAAGATTACAACGTTTTTTCCGATATGGAACTTTTAGCTAAAGCCTGGAAAAAATTAGACAGGTAA
- a CDS encoding GNAT family N-acetyltransferase: MQEQLSFGKINLRPLEPGDIDLLYQWENNVAIWEVSNTKTPFSKHILAQYLLEAAKDIYTTKQLRLVIETKENIPVGAIDLFDFEPYHQRAGVGILIHKNSDRRQGYAGDALTALGNYALQVLGLQQLYANITADNTPSIHLFEHAGYQQCGIKKSWIKTYSGWKDEILFQKLLSPAAKN; the protein is encoded by the coding sequence ATGCAAGAACAACTTTCATTTGGCAAAATAAATTTACGCCCGCTTGAACCCGGCGATATTGACCTCCTTTACCAATGGGAAAACAATGTGGCAATATGGGAAGTAAGTAATACCAAAACACCTTTCTCAAAGCATATTCTGGCCCAATACCTGCTTGAAGCGGCCAAAGATATTTATACCACCAAACAGCTTCGCCTGGTAATCGAAACAAAAGAAAACATTCCGGTTGGTGCCATTGACCTGTTTGATTTTGAACCTTATCACCAACGAGCCGGTGTTGGCATCCTCATTCATAAAAACTCCGACAGAAGACAGGGATATGCCGGCGACGCATTAACAGCCCTTGGCAATTATGCTCTACAGGTGTTGGGTTTACAGCAATTGTATGCCAATATTACTGCCGACAACACCCCGAGTATTCACTTATTTGAGCATGCCGGTTATCAGCAGTGTGGAATTAAAAAGAGCTGGATTAAAACCTATTCAGGCTGGAAAGATGAAATCCTGTTTCAGAAGTTACTGTCCCCCGCCGCCAAAAATTAA
- a CDS encoding type I restriction enzyme HsdR N-terminal domain-containing protein gives MNRMDKLNLPEYAFRTKTEDGRRLIFDAIRKKYIILTPEEWVRQNFIQYLIKEKKYPESLMAVEKQIMVNQQQRRFDLLIYLRNGQPHLIAEFKAPNVKITQDTFDQVVRYNMALRVERVVVSNGLQHFACEIDYVNNNYSFLHEIPQFCERCRVDGTGFS, from the coding sequence ATGAATAGGATGGATAAATTGAATTTGCCCGAATATGCGTTCAGAACCAAAACGGAAGATGGCCGCCGCTTAATTTTTGATGCGATCCGAAAAAAATATATAATTCTGACTCCTGAAGAATGGGTTCGTCAAAACTTTATTCAATACCTGATAAAGGAAAAGAAGTATCCGGAATCGTTGATGGCTGTTGAGAAACAAATAATGGTTAACCAGCAACAACGCAGGTTTGATTTGCTTATCTACCTGAGAAATGGTCAGCCGCATTTGATTGCCGAATTTAAAGCACCAAACGTAAAAATTACACAGGATACTTTTGACCAGGTGGTTCGTTACAATATGGCGCTGCGTGTTGAGCGGGTAGTGGTGTCAAACGGCCTGCAACACTTTGCCTGCGAAATTGATTATGTGAATAACAACTATTCGTTTTTACACGAGATTCCCCAATTTTGCGAACGTTGCCGGGTGGATGGTACCGGCTTTAGTTAA
- a CDS encoding AMP nucleosidase: MKTKKDIVDNWLPRYTGKKLDEFGKYILLTNFQDYIERFARKFEVPVDGADKNMPSATAEGITMINFGMGSPNAATIMDLLSAIHPKAVLFLGKCGGLKKKNQLGDLILPIAAIRSDGTSNDYLPPEVPALPAFNLQRAVSHILRNSEQDYWTGVVLTTNRRVWEYDTRFKKYLKKTRAMAIDMETATLFTVGFANQIPTGVLLLVSDQPMISTGVKTEASDMYVSSSYVERHIQAGIDALLEIKNNGLSVKHLRF; this comes from the coding sequence ATGAAGACAAAAAAAGACATTGTTGACAACTGGCTTCCACGGTATACCGGGAAAAAGCTTGATGAATTTGGCAAATACATTTTGCTGACTAATTTTCAGGACTATATTGAGCGCTTTGCACGTAAATTTGAGGTACCTGTTGATGGAGCCGATAAAAATATGCCCAGTGCCACAGCAGAAGGGATAACCATGATTAATTTTGGAATGGGTAGCCCCAATGCGGCAACCATCATGGATTTATTAAGCGCTATTCATCCCAAAGCAGTTTTGTTTTTAGGCAAATGTGGCGGATTAAAAAAGAAAAATCAGTTGGGCGATTTAATACTGCCCATTGCAGCAATTCGCAGCGATGGTACCTCAAACGATTACCTGCCACCTGAAGTTCCGGCACTTCCGGCATTTAACCTGCAACGTGCGGTTTCGCATATTCTCCGAAACTCGGAACAAGACTATTGGACCGGCGTGGTTTTAACTACCAACCGCAGAGTTTGGGAGTACGACACACGTTTTAAAAAATACCTAAAAAAAACCCGGGCAATGGCCATTGATATGGAAACTGCAACCTTGTTTACAGTTGGGTTTGCCAACCAGATACCAACAGGAGTATTGCTACTGGTATCCGACCAGCCAATGATATCAACCGGAGTTAAAACAGAAGCAAGCGATATGTACGTCTCATCCTCATACGTTGAAAGACACATTCAGGCCGGTATTGATGCGCTGCTCGAAATTAAAAACAACGGCCTCTCCGTTAAACACTTACGCTTTTAG
- the holA gene encoding DNA polymerase III subunit delta yields the protein MQNLKKGIYHPIYLLQGEEAYFIDEISDYIEDHVLSDGEKGFNQTIFYGKDADPVTIAEASMRFPMMASKQVIVVKEAQSLNKIDTLTAYAEKPLESTILVLAYKYKKLDSRTKLAKAIKKNGVLFTSKKLYENKIPAWIDAYLKQHSYSITPQAALLLTSYLGTDLSKIANELNKLVIAVKDSNKITPDHIEKNIGLSKEFNVIELQNALGEKNVLKANRIIQYFGANPTLNPIQKTIAGLYYYFSKLFTYHFLKNKSEYNVAAELRVNPYFVKDYVSAAKRYSPTKLYEIMGILREYDMKSKGYNVSTMVETGELQKEMIFKILH from the coding sequence ATGCAAAACCTTAAAAAAGGTATTTATCATCCCATTTATTTGCTACAGGGAGAAGAGGCCTATTTTATTGATGAAATATCGGATTATATTGAAGACCACGTACTTAGCGATGGCGAAAAGGGCTTTAACCAAACCATTTTTTACGGGAAAGATGCCGACCCCGTAACCATTGCCGAAGCCTCGATGCGTTTCCCAATGATGGCCAGCAAACAGGTAATTGTGGTAAAAGAAGCACAAAGCTTGAATAAAATAGACACATTAACTGCCTATGCCGAGAAACCGCTGGAATCAACAATTTTGGTACTGGCCTACAAATACAAAAAACTTGATTCGAGAACAAAGCTGGCCAAAGCAATAAAAAAGAACGGCGTACTTTTTACCTCTAAAAAGCTCTACGAAAACAAAATTCCGGCATGGATTGATGCTTACCTGAAGCAGCACAGTTATTCGATTACACCACAGGCAGCATTATTACTTACGTCGTACCTGGGTACCGATTTAAGCAAAATTGCCAACGAATTAAACAAACTGGTAATTGCAGTAAAAGATTCGAACAAAATTACACCCGACCATATTGAGAAAAACATTGGCTTAAGTAAAGAATTTAATGTAATTGAGTTACAAAATGCATTGGGGGAGAAAAATGTTTTGAAAGCCAACCGTATCATTCAATACTTTGGCGCGAATCCTACTTTAAATCCCATTCAAAAAACAATTGCTGGTCTCTATTATTATTTTTCAAAACTTTTTACTTACCATTTTCTGAAAAACAAATCAGAATATAATGTGGCAGCCGAACTGCGTGTTAATCCCTACTTTGTTAAGGATTATGTATCGGCAGCAAAACGTTATTCGCCAACCAAGTTATACGAGATTATGGGAATTCTGCGCGAATACGACATGAAAAGCAAAGGATACAATGTATCAACAATGGTGGAAACCGGAGAATTACAAAAAGAAATGATTTTTAAAATTTTACATTAA
- a CDS encoding rhomboid family intramembrane serine protease: protein MIVWFIIGVTALISYVAFSNRTLSSKLQFNAAQIIHRKEYYRLVSHAFIHANWAHLGVNMLVLYFFGRNVVVYFAHYFGNKGTAYFLLLYLGGILAANTWSLIKHKNNYYYNAVGASGAVSAVLFAAIFFQPWEPLYLFAILPIPGILFAIGYLFYSYQMSKKQTDNVAHDAHFLGAVFGFVFPILLQPNLFQRFIDNLFSFL from the coding sequence ATGATTGTATGGTTTATTATAGGTGTTACGGCGCTAATTTCTTACGTCGCATTCAGTAATCGCACCTTATCGTCGAAACTACAATTTAACGCAGCACAAATAATTCACCGCAAGGAATATTACCGTTTGGTGAGCCATGCTTTTATACATGCCAACTGGGCACACCTGGGTGTAAACATGCTGGTGTTGTATTTTTTTGGAAGAAACGTTGTAGTGTATTTCGCTCATTATTTTGGCAACAAGGGAACTGCCTATTTTCTACTGCTCTATTTGGGTGGTATTTTGGCAGCAAACACCTGGAGCCTGATAAAACACAAAAACAATTATTATTACAATGCCGTTGGTGCTTCAGGAGCTGTATCCGCAGTGTTGTTTGCAGCTATTTTTTTTCAGCCCTGGGAACCTTTGTATCTGTTTGCCATTCTTCCCATACCCGGCATTCTTTTCGCTATAGGCTACCTGTTTTATTCGTACCAAATGAGTAAAAAACAAACGGATAATGTGGCACACGATGCTCATTTTTTAGGGGCAGTATTTGGTTTTGTTTTCCCAATATTGCTACAGCCCAACCTTTTTCAACGGTTTATCGATAATTTATTTTCGTTTCTATAG
- a CDS encoding aminotransferase class IV, translated as MAYLLFNNSIVRENEVSLTPLLLEAPLILKHYVWYGFGGIPLLQENIVLIEQKLHALNREIPALFKNQREFLRLLKRTLNKNRYYRSGLFIIQLFLGENRDNFMVSCRPFTESGLPRNPQGLFLHVAKPKICSQLNNYTGSLGKEELWRQASATQTDMQNSKVMLLNEREAVSEGIGSNIFMVKENHVYTPALTTGCFADVLRPEVLRLSEKLKMKIIESDNLTPKYMQQMDEVFFVSEMLGVQWVLGFHERRYVHEFSDKIYKELNHFMQEKVQG; from the coding sequence ATGGCTTACCTACTGTTTAATAATAGTATTGTTAGGGAGAATGAGGTGAGCTTAACCCCGTTGCTACTTGAAGCTCCGCTGATTTTAAAACACTATGTATGGTATGGTTTTGGCGGTATTCCCTTGCTTCAGGAAAATATTGTTTTAATAGAGCAAAAACTACATGCCTTAAACCGGGAAATTCCGGCACTTTTTAAAAATCAACGCGAATTTTTACGGCTTTTAAAACGCACACTGAACAAAAACCGGTATTACCGAAGCGGACTTTTTATCATTCAGCTTTTTTTGGGAGAAAACCGGGATAATTTTATGGTGTCGTGCAGGCCATTCACAGAATCCGGCTTGCCCCGAAATCCGCAAGGCTTATTTCTTCATGTAGCCAAGCCAAAAATATGTAGTCAACTCAATAATTACACTGGAAGCCTTGGTAAGGAAGAGCTTTGGCGGCAAGCGTCGGCCACACAAACAGACATGCAAAATTCAAAAGTAATGTTGTTAAACGAAAGAGAAGCAGTAAGCGAGGGCATCGGCTCCAATATTTTTATGGTTAAAGAAAATCATGTTTATACGCCAGCCCTAACCACCGGATGTTTTGCCGATGTTTTACGCCCGGAAGTGCTGCGCTTGTCTGAAAAACTTAAGATGAAAATAATTGAATCTGATAACTTAACACCCAAATACATGCAACAAATGGACGAAGTGTTTTTTGTTTCGGAAATGCTGGGGGTACAATGGGTTCTTGGCTTTCATGAACGGCGGTATGTACACGAATTTTCGGATAAGATTTACAAAGAATTAAATCATTTTATGCAGGAAAAAGTACAGGGTTAA
- a CDS encoding YqgE/AlgH family protein, which produces MSENLDIFKIKGNNIAPQKGRILIAEPFLAGNYFNRSVVFLVAYGNKGAVGFILNKKVDFPVQDVFPDFPDFNADVYLGGPVSTDSVYFIHKLGDKLPGSIHVMGDLYWGGDFDILKRDIRNGLINPTEIRFFLGYSGWDGGQLEDELKEDSWLVTDVDEEAVMSDLSEDSWFNFVKRAGARYSIWRNFPENPSLN; this is translated from the coding sequence ATGAGTGAGAATTTAGACATATTCAAAATTAAAGGTAACAATATTGCACCGCAAAAAGGGCGTATTTTAATTGCCGAACCTTTTCTGGCCGGGAACTATTTTAATCGTTCTGTTGTGTTTTTGGTGGCTTACGGAAACAAAGGTGCAGTTGGTTTTATTTTGAATAAAAAAGTTGATTTTCCCGTTCAGGATGTTTTCCCTGATTTTCCTGATTTTAACGCAGATGTGTATCTGGGTGGCCCGGTGTCTACTGATTCAGTTTATTTTATTCACAAACTTGGAGATAAATTGCCCGGAAGTATACATGTTATGGGTGACCTGTACTGGGGAGGCGATTTTGATATCCTGAAACGTGACATCAGAAACGGGTTGATAAATCCAACAGAAATTCGTTTTTTTCTGGGCTATTCCGGTTGGGATGGTGGCCAGCTGGAAGATGAATTAAAGGAAGACTCGTGGCTGGTAACCGATGTTGATGAGGAGGCCGTAATGAGTGATTTAAGTGAAGACTCGTGGTTTAACTTTGTGAAAAGGGCAGGAGCCCGTTATTCTATCTGGCGGAATTTTCCCGAAAATCCATCGCTGAATTAA
- a CDS encoding septum formation initiator family protein has product MKKEFLQSGFFKFISNKYVIAILLFALWIIFGDENSIVSHIQSKKQLNELKQQKEYYQERIASDKQKLQDLNRGNEELEKFAREQYHMSKPDEDVFVIVEEE; this is encoded by the coding sequence ATGAAGAAAGAATTCTTACAATCCGGTTTTTTTAAGTTTATAAGCAATAAATACGTTATTGCCATCCTTTTATTTGCCTTGTGGATAATCTTTGGCGATGAAAATAGTATTGTCTCGCACATTCAAAGCAAAAAGCAGCTAAACGAACTAAAGCAGCAAAAAGAGTATTATCAGGAACGCATTGCTTCGGATAAACAAAAACTTCAAGACCTGAACAGAGGAAATGAGGAATTGGAAAAATTTGCTCGCGAGCAATACCATATGTCAAAACCCGACGAAGACGTTTTTGTAATTGTTGAAGAAGAGTAG
- the pruA gene encoding L-glutamate gamma-semialdehyde dehydrogenase, with protein MPKGIFNVPVAKNEPVLSYAPGTAERAELKAKIAELRSVEIDQPMVIGGKDVFTDRKVRMFPPHEIEHTLGYYNQGDSSHVEMAIDAALEAREKWAGMAWQHRAAIFLKAADLLAGPYRAKINAATMLGQSKNAFQSEIDAACELADFFRFGVQVMTDIYKIQPESAKGMWNYNEFRPLEGFVFALTPFNFTSIAGNLPAAPALMGNVAVWKPSKTAVYSAGVIMEIFKEAGLPDGVINLIYGSGPVVADVVLTHPDFAGIHFTGSTAVFQSVWKTIGENIYKYKSYPRIVGETGGKDFIFADNTAKPRELAIAMLRGAFEYQGQKCSAASRVYIPESIWPEVKEIFGAELATVKMGPPEDFTNFVNAVIDEASFDKLKSFIDQAKADEDADVIFGGNCDKSVGYYIEPTVILAKKPDYVTMEEELFGPVLTIYVYDDEEMEATLDILDKTSIYALTGAVFSQCRYNIEKITKRLENSAGNFYINDKPTGAVVGQQPFGGSRGSGTDDKAGSIFNLLRWTSIRTIKETFVPPVNYTYPNFQPDNE; from the coding sequence ATGCCAAAAGGAATTTTTAATGTTCCGGTTGCAAAAAATGAACCGGTTTTAAGCTATGCCCCGGGCACTGCGGAAAGAGCTGAATTGAAGGCAAAAATTGCCGAATTACGTTCAGTAGAAATAGATCAGCCGATGGTAATTGGAGGTAAAGACGTTTTTACCGATAGAAAAGTACGGATGTTTCCTCCACACGAAATTGAACATACTTTAGGTTACTACAATCAGGGAGATTCAAGCCATGTTGAAATGGCCATTGATGCAGCTTTGGAAGCACGCGAAAAATGGGCTGGAATGGCTTGGCAACACCGTGCAGCTATTTTTTTGAAAGCTGCAGATCTTTTGGCCGGGCCTTACCGTGCAAAAATAAATGCAGCCACTATGTTGGGGCAGTCAAAAAATGCTTTCCAATCTGAAATTGATGCAGCTTGTGAACTCGCCGATTTTTTCCGTTTTGGAGTGCAGGTGATGACTGATATCTACAAAATACAGCCAGAATCGGCCAAAGGAATGTGGAACTACAACGAATTCCGTCCTTTAGAAGGTTTTGTTTTTGCATTAACACCGTTTAATTTTACTTCTATCGCCGGTAACCTACCGGCAGCACCTGCCCTTATGGGTAACGTAGCTGTTTGGAAACCATCAAAAACAGCCGTTTACTCCGCTGGTGTAATCATGGAAATTTTTAAAGAAGCTGGATTGCCCGATGGCGTTATTAATTTGATTTACGGATCGGGGCCGGTAGTTGCCGATGTGGTGTTAACGCATCCCGATTTTGCCGGTATCCACTTTACCGGGTCTACCGCGGTATTCCAGAGTGTTTGGAAAACTATTGGCGAAAATATTTATAAATACAAATCGTATCCGCGTATTGTTGGCGAAACAGGAGGTAAAGATTTTATTTTTGCTGATAACACTGCCAAACCTCGCGAACTGGCTATTGCCATGTTACGTGGTGCTTTCGAGTACCAGGGACAAAAGTGTTCAGCAGCCTCAAGGGTTTATATTCCTGAAAGTATTTGGCCGGAAGTAAAAGAAATTTTTGGAGCCGAATTAGCAACAGTAAAAATGGGGCCACCCGAAGATTTTACAAATTTTGTTAATGCGGTTATCGATGAAGCTTCGTTTGATAAATTAAAAAGCTTTATCGACCAGGCTAAAGCTGATGAAGATGCTGACGTAATTTTTGGTGGAAATTGCGATAAGTCGGTGGGGTATTACATTGAGCCTACCGTTATTTTAGCAAAGAAACCCGACTATGTAACCATGGAAGAAGAATTGTTCGGACCGGTTTTGACTATTTATGTTTACGACGATGAAGAGATGGAAGCCACACTTGATATTCTGGATAAAACATCGATTTACGCGCTTACCGGTGCCGTGTTCTCACAGTGTCGTTACAATATCGAAAAAATTACCAAACGTCTGGAAAATTCGGCTGGTAACTTTTATATTAACGATAAACCAACCGGCGCTGTTGTAGGCCAGCAGCCATTTGGCGGATCGCGTGGTTCGGGAACAGATGACAAAGCAGGTTCTATTTTTAACCTCCTGCGCTGGACCTCAATCCGTACGATTAAAGAAACCTTTGTACCACCTGTAAATTATACTTATCCGAATTTTCAACCGGATAATGAATAA